The following proteins are encoded in a genomic region of Sorangiineae bacterium MSr12523:
- a CDS encoding TonB-dependent receptor: protein MSSTIAMVAPAQAQGTAVLTGKVVDASTKKGVADVVVTVTSPALQGEQIVTTDKTGSYRIPSLAPGVYTLHLDKEGFRAYQRDQIQLRADATIRLDADLLPEGLKAEEVVIVAHAPTVDVGSSTTGANINSDFTSRIPVTNPGSRGGAQRSFESIAEATPGAQADTYGTSVNGSTSPENSYFIDGVRTNSAKFGINGSPLSIEFIKEVNVLSGGYMPEYGRSTGGILNVVTKSGSNEYHGDVWANWTPGALEGKRKYPYFLGEAVQTRRSLANIWDVGFDQSGPIIKDKLWYYVGFGVSRAIYNLERSIYMSPIGDDGKPNYKVEGTEIPGTGSKYQATQTSYQIFGKLDFRVNQNNKLALTFAATPTTAGGGGDYSVNPTTGLVEGATVREFNLNGTYGAQARSYRSGAFDTSLKWTSEFDNKSKILDTTIGWHHELGGRRSADGFQVGSGLGYSAVPQVVYRRSPNLHGIEDFERAPGCSRVNGLPTCPVQTYTTGGSDLLDEQVFDIYSAKSVLTVLAEAAGHHVIKAGVDFELLTSWWSRGYSGGVRWRESTSGSRFDAQRGYGYESGPDQPIMLDRLTTRTYAINAGGFIQDSWQIFDKITLNAGIRYDNQFMIGSDNKLLMSLPNQISPRVGVIFDPTQKGRSKLFFNYARFYESVPLDMLDRQTGEGAIAQSVSSSKCDPRNPAQANGVCLTDTARINWPATGAGGPISSPDRKYSGVGGGKVVIDPDISPQSQSEIVAGAEYEVVKNGRFGLSYTRRWTNNIIEDMSNDEGATYFIGNPGKGIASGFPEATRNYDAGTAFFTKNFADQWLAQVSYTLSWLRGNSAGLYDPTTGQLDPNINATFDLKSLLVNQTGDLPGDRRHSFKIFGAKDISITKSSVVQIGGSVNVRSGGPTNFLGGNLLYGVDTIHILPRGTGDRLPWNGNVGTHLGYNVKFENGMTLGLTMDIFNLLNFQTELSRENRYTNQDVLPIPGGSRSDLDTPGKIRRQDGTAFDPSQKNPNFGNANIYQEPRQFRFGIRGSF from the coding sequence TTGTCCTCGACGATAGCGATGGTGGCACCCGCGCAGGCTCAGGGCACGGCGGTTCTCACCGGAAAGGTCGTCGACGCTTCGACCAAAAAAGGGGTCGCGGATGTCGTCGTGACCGTAACCTCGCCCGCCCTGCAGGGTGAGCAGATCGTGACGACGGACAAGACGGGTAGCTACCGCATCCCGTCCTTGGCCCCGGGCGTGTACACGCTGCACCTCGATAAAGAGGGGTTCCGAGCGTACCAACGCGACCAGATCCAGCTGCGCGCGGATGCCACCATCCGTCTCGACGCCGACCTCCTACCGGAAGGCCTGAAGGCCGAAGAAGTCGTCATCGTCGCCCACGCGCCGACCGTCGACGTCGGGTCGAGCACCACGGGTGCAAATATCAACAGCGACTTCACTTCCCGTATCCCGGTTACCAACCCGGGGTCGCGCGGCGGTGCGCAGCGCTCCTTCGAGTCCATCGCGGAGGCCACCCCGGGCGCGCAGGCGGACACGTACGGTACGTCGGTCAACGGCAGCACGTCGCCGGAAAACTCGTACTTCATCGACGGCGTTCGCACGAACAGCGCGAAGTTCGGCATCAACGGCTCGCCGCTCTCCATCGAATTCATCAAGGAAGTCAACGTGCTCTCCGGCGGCTACATGCCGGAGTACGGTCGCTCTACGGGCGGTATCCTCAACGTCGTCACCAAGTCCGGTAGCAACGAGTACCACGGCGACGTCTGGGCGAACTGGACCCCCGGAGCCCTCGAGGGCAAGCGCAAGTACCCGTACTTCCTCGGCGAAGCCGTGCAGACCCGCCGCAGCCTCGCCAACATCTGGGACGTCGGCTTCGACCAGAGCGGTCCGATCATCAAGGACAAGCTCTGGTACTACGTGGGTTTCGGTGTTTCGCGCGCGATCTACAACTTGGAGCGCTCGATTTACATGAGCCCCATCGGGGACGACGGCAAGCCGAACTACAAGGTCGAGGGCACGGAAATTCCCGGGACCGGCTCCAAGTATCAGGCCACGCAGACCTCGTACCAAATCTTCGGAAAGCTCGATTTCCGCGTCAATCAGAACAACAAGCTGGCCCTGACCTTCGCGGCCACGCCGACCACCGCCGGCGGCGGCGGCGATTACTCGGTCAACCCGACCACGGGTCTCGTCGAAGGCGCCACGGTGCGCGAATTCAACTTGAACGGCACCTACGGCGCGCAAGCGCGCTCGTACCGTTCCGGCGCATTCGACACCTCGCTCAAGTGGACGTCGGAGTTCGACAACAAGTCGAAGATCCTCGACACGACCATCGGATGGCACCACGAGCTCGGCGGACGCCGCAGCGCGGACGGCTTCCAGGTCGGCAGCGGCCTCGGTTATTCCGCGGTTCCGCAGGTCGTCTACCGGCGCAGCCCCAACCTGCACGGCATCGAGGACTTCGAGCGCGCGCCCGGATGCTCCCGCGTCAACGGCCTACCGACCTGCCCCGTGCAAACGTACACCACGGGTGGTTCGGACCTTCTCGACGAGCAGGTGTTCGACATCTACTCGGCCAAGAGCGTCCTCACGGTTCTCGCCGAGGCGGCAGGTCACCACGTCATCAAGGCGGGTGTCGACTTCGAGCTCCTCACGTCGTGGTGGTCGCGCGGTTACTCCGGCGGCGTTCGCTGGCGTGAGTCCACGAGCGGCAGCCGCTTCGACGCGCAGCGCGGTTACGGTTACGAGTCGGGCCCCGACCAGCCCATCATGCTCGACCGCCTGACCACGCGCACCTACGCGATCAACGCGGGTGGCTTCATCCAAGACAGCTGGCAGATCTTCGACAAGATCACGCTGAACGCGGGCATTCGGTACGACAACCAGTTCATGATCGGCAGCGACAACAAGCTGCTCATGTCCTTGCCGAATCAGATCTCGCCGCGCGTCGGCGTCATCTTCGATCCGACGCAAAAGGGTCGTTCCAAGCTCTTTTTCAACTACGCCCGCTTCTACGAGAGCGTGCCGCTCGACATGCTCGATCGCCAGACCGGTGAGGGCGCGATTGCGCAGTCGGTCAGCTCGTCGAAATGCGATCCGCGCAATCCCGCCCAGGCGAACGGCGTCTGCTTGACGGATACCGCCCGCATCAATTGGCCTGCCACGGGAGCCGGCGGTCCGATCTCCTCGCCCGATCGCAAGTACTCCGGCGTGGGTGGCGGCAAAGTCGTCATCGATCCGGACATCAGCCCGCAGTCCCAGAGCGAGATCGTCGCCGGCGCCGAGTACGAGGTCGTGAAGAACGGCCGCTTCGGTCTGTCGTACACGCGCCGCTGGACGAACAACATCATCGAGGACATGAGCAACGATGAAGGCGCGACGTACTTCATCGGCAACCCCGGCAAAGGCATCGCCAGCGGCTTCCCCGAGGCGACGCGTAACTACGATGCCGGTACCGCGTTCTTTACGAAGAACTTTGCAGACCAGTGGCTCGCCCAAGTGAGCTACACCTTGTCCTGGTTGCGCGGTAACAGCGCGGGTCTCTACGATCCGACCACGGGCCAGCTCGACCCGAACATCAACGCCACCTTCGACTTGAAGTCCCTCTTGGTGAACCAGACCGGCGACCTGCCCGGTGACCGTCGCCATAGCTTCAAGATCTTCGGTGCGAAGGACATCAGCATCACCAAGAGCTCCGTCGTCCAAATCGGCGGCTCGGTGAACGTCCGATCAGGCGGTCCCACGAACTTCCTCGGCGGTAACCTCCTTTATGGTGTCGATACGATCCACATCCTGCCGCGAGGCACCGGTGATCGCCTCCCGTGGAACGGGAATGTAGGCACGCACCTCGGTTATAATGTAAAGTTCGAAAATGGGATGACCCTGGGTCTCACCATGGACATCTTCAACCTCTTGAACTTCCAGACCGAACTGAGTAGGGAGAATCGCTACACCAACCAAGACGTCCTTCCGATCCCGGGTGGAAGTCGCTCTGACTTGGATACCCCCGGCAAGATCCGACGGCAGGATGGTACTGCATTCGATCCCAGCCAAAAAAATCCGAATTTCGGGAACGCCAACATTTATCAAGAGCCGCGGCAGTTCCGCTTCGGCATTCGAGGGAGCTTCTGA
- a CDS encoding CAP domain-containing protein has product MAGLPAVALDATKNARSQKCAIMMDANDSLNHSPPTNWKCYSQDGKTGAGQSNIATTPAVTAVDLYMSDPGNETTIGHRRWILSNSLGPIGIGSTSDYSCMNVIGGTGKAGKSYVAWPPAGPFPSGALKASFNYELDKTGWSIQSDSIDLSKGKVTITDGTTNKPVTVNVLGANYGSKYAIRIVPNGWKSEKGHTYSVKVSNVSPAIAYDVQILDCD; this is encoded by the coding sequence ATGGCGGGATTGCCGGCTGTAGCCCTCGACGCCACGAAGAATGCGCGAAGCCAGAAATGCGCAATCATGATGGACGCGAATGATTCGCTCAATCACTCGCCGCCCACGAATTGGAAATGTTATTCGCAAGATGGAAAAACCGGTGCGGGGCAAAGCAACATCGCCACCACTCCGGCCGTGACCGCCGTAGATCTTTACATGTCCGATCCGGGCAACGAGACCACCATTGGCCACCGCCGATGGATCCTATCGAACTCCCTCGGTCCCATCGGCATTGGCTCGACGAGCGACTATTCGTGCATGAACGTCATCGGGGGCACGGGCAAGGCCGGAAAGTCGTACGTGGCCTGGCCGCCCGCGGGCCCCTTCCCTTCCGGCGCGCTCAAGGCCTCGTTCAACTACGAGCTCGATAAGACGGGGTGGTCCATCCAGAGCGACAGCATCGACCTCTCGAAGGGCAAGGTGACCATCACCGATGGAACGACGAACAAGCCCGTCACCGTCAATGTGCTCGGCGCGAACTACGGAAGCAAATATGCCATTCGCATCGTGCCCAATGGATGGAAATCCGAAAAGGGCCACACGTATTCGGTAAAGGTGAGCAATGTCTCACCGGCCATTGCGTACGACGTCCAAATCCTCGACTGCGATTAG
- the alr gene encoding alanine racemase, translating into MNVRILRPRRAAPADAVRPTRAEINLAALRHNLHVVARHARGAKIWAVLKADGYGHGAPAVARTLERAGADGFCVALLEEGIELREAGINAPILVMGGYYGSAHGEVLARGLTPVVYDGAQLEAFARLVRSGEVEGPVDVHVKIDTGMARLGVTMDELGTFADSLRHYAKELRVRGLMTHLAQADALSAEETREQVRLFDEATAALRARGIVPDVRHAANSAAVLRGDVDIVDARFDAVRPGIALFGVPPLLLSKDGGGNPVSDELRPVMRVRSEIVDVREIPAGAGIGYGALWRAPAKARIATIAMGYADGLSRQLSNKGHVLVRGKRAPIVGAVSMDMVMIDVTAHEGVSIRDEVVVLGAQEGPLGKDAISAQEIAGHAGTIAWEILTSISRRVPRFYREP; encoded by the coding sequence ATGAATGTGCGTATCCTGCGTCCCCGTCGTGCGGCCCCGGCCGATGCCGTCCGCCCCACGCGCGCCGAGATCAACTTGGCGGCGCTTCGCCACAATTTGCATGTGGTCGCGCGGCACGCACGCGGTGCGAAGATCTGGGCGGTGCTCAAGGCCGATGGCTATGGCCATGGTGCGCCTGCCGTGGCGCGCACGTTGGAGCGGGCCGGTGCGGATGGCTTCTGCGTAGCCCTTCTCGAGGAGGGCATCGAGCTTCGCGAGGCCGGCATCAATGCGCCCATTCTGGTGATGGGCGGCTATTACGGGTCGGCGCACGGTGAAGTGCTGGCGCGTGGACTCACGCCGGTCGTCTACGATGGCGCGCAGCTCGAGGCGTTTGCGCGCCTCGTTCGGTCGGGTGAGGTCGAAGGACCCGTCGACGTGCACGTGAAGATCGACACCGGCATGGCCCGCCTCGGCGTGACGATGGACGAACTGGGAACCTTCGCCGATAGCCTTCGCCACTATGCGAAGGAGCTGCGCGTGCGGGGGCTCATGACTCACCTGGCGCAGGCCGACGCGCTGTCGGCCGAGGAGACGCGGGAGCAAGTGCGCCTCTTCGACGAGGCCACCGCGGCGCTTCGCGCACGGGGCATCGTTCCCGATGTGCGCCACGCTGCCAACAGTGCGGCCGTCCTGCGCGGCGACGTCGACATCGTCGATGCGCGCTTCGACGCCGTGCGCCCCGGCATTGCGCTGTTCGGCGTTCCGCCTTTGCTCCTTTCGAAAGATGGCGGCGGGAACCCCGTTTCGGACGAATTGCGACCGGTCATGCGCGTCCGCTCGGAAATCGTGGACGTGCGCGAAATCCCCGCCGGTGCCGGCATTGGCTACGGGGCACTCTGGCGGGCACCCGCCAAAGCGCGCATCGCCACCATCGCCATGGGCTACGCCGACGGACTCTCGCGCCAGCTCTCCAACAAGGGCCACGTACTCGTCCGCGGCAAGCGCGCCCCCATCGTCGGTGCCGTCTCCATGGACATGGTCATGATCGACGTTACCGCGCACGAAGGCGTATCCATCCGCGACGAGGTCGTCGTTCTTGGCGCGCAAGAGGGCCCGCTCGGCAAAGACGCCATCTCGGCGCAGGAAATCGCCGGACACGCGGGCACCATCGCCTGGGAGATCCTCACATCGATCTCCCGGCGCGTGCCCCGCTTCTACCGCGAGCCCTAA
- a CDS encoding ABC transporter ATP-binding protein/permease has product MSAQATTAVKKPNRAEEKLRAFHEEDAMGKAYDTRLVRRLVPFVRPHVRFLVLSFASLACLTGLNLLKPIVMGDVVRRANASDAQGLVRDGVYLSLLVVGGQLLTLAQLYTMQVTGARAMADLRAHIFLFFQSLQLRFFDRTPVGRLVTRASNDVDAVGELFASGVLNAAGDLISLVGIVAMMLLLDWRLSLIAFAAIPIVGAIVQYVRKRSREAFRDIRAKTARLNAFLNEQVNGISVVQAYSREDATAGEFDAINHAYLDANKRSIYYEAMLDAAIEMVSTLCIASVLWWAGLKRMGDISFPLVVTFTQYIKQFFEPISQLSQRYTVLQSAMAGAERIFQLLDEKDIDGVLSTEAEKAPEGPPDEALALLDVNFEYKPGVPVLKDVSLSAKRGEKIALVGATGAGKSTVASLFLRLYEVNSGFARVFGKDVRTYDRHALREQFSVVPQDVYLFTGTVLSNIAMSDPTPDRAKAEEALRRIGALELFERRNGLDAEVDERGANFSAGERQLIAFARAVYRDAPILVLDEATASVDSDTEARLQVALDAVMADRTALVIAHRLSTIKAVDRIIVFHKGRIAEAGTHDELLARQGVYARLYRMQYAHERVEAGDSLPGGLKEIAAGESPPFSRRSV; this is encoded by the coding sequence ATGAGCGCCCAGGCGACCACCGCGGTGAAGAAGCCGAATCGCGCGGAAGAAAAGCTCCGTGCCTTCCACGAAGAAGACGCCATGGGCAAGGCGTACGACACGCGCCTGGTGCGCCGGCTCGTGCCCTTCGTACGGCCGCACGTGCGCTTTCTGGTGCTTTCGTTCGCGTCGCTGGCCTGTTTGACGGGCTTGAATCTGCTGAAGCCCATCGTCATGGGCGATGTCGTCCGCCGCGCCAATGCGAGCGACGCACAGGGCCTGGTCCGCGACGGCGTTTACCTTTCACTGCTCGTCGTTGGCGGGCAGCTCCTCACGCTGGCGCAGCTTTACACGATGCAGGTCACCGGCGCGCGCGCCATGGCAGACCTGCGGGCGCACATCTTTCTCTTCTTCCAGAGCCTGCAGCTTCGGTTTTTCGACCGCACCCCGGTGGGGCGACTGGTCACGCGTGCGAGCAACGACGTCGATGCCGTGGGCGAGTTGTTCGCCTCGGGCGTCCTCAATGCCGCGGGCGATTTGATTTCGCTGGTGGGCATCGTGGCCATGATGCTCTTGCTCGACTGGCGCCTCTCGCTCATCGCATTTGCGGCGATCCCCATCGTCGGGGCCATCGTTCAATACGTGCGAAAGCGCTCGCGCGAGGCCTTCCGCGACATTCGTGCAAAGACGGCACGGCTCAATGCCTTTCTGAACGAGCAGGTCAATGGCATCTCCGTCGTGCAGGCCTACAGCCGCGAGGACGCGACCGCGGGCGAGTTCGACGCGATCAACCACGCGTACCTCGATGCGAACAAGCGCTCCATCTATTACGAGGCCATGCTCGACGCGGCCATCGAGATGGTCAGCACGTTGTGCATTGCCAGCGTTCTCTGGTGGGCGGGGCTCAAACGCATGGGCGACATCTCCTTTCCGCTGGTGGTGACGTTCACCCAGTACATCAAGCAATTCTTCGAGCCGATTTCGCAGCTTTCGCAGCGCTACACCGTTCTGCAGTCGGCGATGGCCGGTGCGGAGCGCATTTTTCAGCTGCTCGACGAGAAGGACATCGACGGCGTGCTCTCGACGGAGGCCGAGAAAGCCCCGGAGGGCCCGCCCGACGAGGCGCTCGCCTTGTTGGACGTGAACTTCGAGTACAAGCCCGGCGTTCCCGTGTTGAAGGATGTCTCGCTGTCAGCGAAGCGCGGTGAGAAGATTGCGCTGGTGGGCGCAACCGGCGCGGGCAAGAGCACGGTGGCGAGCCTCTTTCTGCGGTTGTACGAGGTGAATAGCGGATTCGCGCGCGTGTTCGGCAAGGACGTGCGCACGTACGATCGGCACGCGCTGCGCGAGCAATTCTCCGTCGTGCCGCAGGACGTGTACCTCTTTACGGGCACCGTGCTCTCGAACATCGCGATGAGCGATCCCACGCCGGATCGCGCAAAGGCCGAGGAGGCGCTTCGCCGCATCGGTGCACTCGAGTTGTTCGAGCGGCGCAATGGGCTGGATGCGGAGGTCGATGAGCGAGGGGCGAACTTCAGCGCGGGCGAGCGCCAGCTCATTGCCTTTGCGCGGGCCGTGTACCGGGACGCACCCATCCTCGTCCTCGACGAAGCGACCGCCAGCGTCGATTCCGACACCGAGGCGCGCCTCCAAGTCGCGCTCGACGCCGTCATGGCCGACCGGACGGCGCTGGTCATTGCGCACCGGCTTTCCACGATCAAAGCCGTGGATCGCATCATCGTCTTCCACAAGGGCCGCATTGCCGAGGCCGGAACCCACGACGAACTGCTCGCCCGCCAAGGGGTTTACGCGCGCCTCTATCGTATGCAATACGCGCACGAACGCGTCGAGGCCGGCGACTCCCTTCCCGGAGGGCTCAAGGAGATTGCTGCGGGGGAATCTCCTCCTTTTTCGCGGCGTTCGGTATAA
- a CDS encoding ABC transporter ATP-binding protein/permease: MSVTAAGQFRRHLPAYLAGAVVLAAFQFAMNRIDWLSKTAVDRIFSDHPEEAWKPAVFMLGLAVFAFGTRVASRLFVFNAGRDVEYELRGLLLARLHRLGTAFYRRMSSGEIMSRSTNDLAQVRLLFGFGVLNMVNVVFGFGSALQVLMSISPKLTLATFVTFPLTVALTRSFSRRIFERTRANQAALGKLSESLQANLAGVRVVRSFALETRELHRFQEVNRRYLDASLALARVRGLFMPLLGAVSAGGFLVFFWYGGSLLLRGPAAGGISKGDFFAFHLALTRMYWPMFALGFVLSIVQRGRASFVRLKEIFDALPEVEDGPLPAPKDSRGDVAIKGLSFEYGARKVLDEVSFEVPAGKSIAIVGRTGSGKSTLAMLLARLLPTPRGAVTIDGHDVCDLPLTFVRRTVGYAQQDAFLFSTTVARNIAFALDDPDTPEAMEAIREAASEAQVLEEALSLPEQFDTVVGERGVQLSGGQKQRVALARALSWGPRILVLDDPLSAVDAKTEAAILQAIERQAKKRTVVLITHRIAAASRCDSIVVLDQGRVVERGTHEQLLRMQGIYAAFAEEQRMAHELDELDVEPSSDADRVEVA, from the coding sequence TCGGCCTCGCGGTGTTCGCCTTCGGCACGCGCGTGGCGAGCCGCTTGTTCGTCTTCAACGCGGGCCGCGACGTCGAGTACGAGTTGCGCGGGCTGCTGCTCGCGCGCCTGCACCGCTTGGGGACGGCCTTCTATCGCCGCATGTCGTCGGGCGAAATCATGAGCCGCTCGACGAACGACTTGGCCCAAGTGCGGCTGCTCTTTGGCTTCGGTGTGCTGAACATGGTCAACGTCGTGTTCGGCTTCGGCAGCGCGCTGCAAGTGCTGATGAGCATCTCGCCCAAGCTCACCTTGGCCACCTTCGTGACCTTTCCGCTGACCGTCGCTTTGACGCGCTCGTTCTCGAGGCGCATCTTCGAGCGCACGCGCGCCAACCAGGCCGCATTGGGCAAGCTCTCCGAGTCCCTGCAGGCGAACCTCGCGGGCGTGCGCGTGGTGCGAAGTTTCGCGCTGGAGACCCGGGAGCTGCACCGCTTCCAAGAAGTGAACCGCCGGTACCTCGATGCGAGCCTCGCCTTGGCGCGCGTGCGCGGCTTGTTCATGCCGTTGCTCGGTGCCGTGAGCGCCGGTGGCTTTCTCGTCTTCTTCTGGTACGGCGGCTCGCTTTTGCTGCGCGGTCCCGCCGCGGGCGGCATCTCCAAGGGCGACTTCTTCGCCTTCCACCTGGCGCTCACCCGCATGTACTGGCCGATGTTCGCCCTCGGCTTCGTGCTCTCGATCGTGCAGCGCGGGCGCGCTTCGTTCGTGCGCCTGAAGGAGATTTTCGACGCCCTTCCCGAGGTGGAAGATGGCCCGCTCCCCGCCCCGAAGGATTCGCGCGGCGACGTGGCCATCAAGGGCCTCTCCTTCGAATATGGCGCGCGCAAGGTGCTCGACGAGGTCAGCTTCGAGGTGCCCGCCGGCAAGAGCATCGCCATCGTGGGGCGAACCGGCTCGGGCAAATCGACCTTGGCCATGCTCCTGGCCCGCCTTCTGCCGACGCCGCGGGGCGCGGTCACCATCGACGGTCACGATGTTTGCGATTTGCCGCTGACCTTCGTGCGCCGCACCGTGGGATATGCGCAGCAGGACGCGTTTTTGTTCTCCACCACGGTGGCGCGCAATATCGCATTTGCCTTGGACGATCCCGATACGCCCGAGGCCATGGAGGCCATTCGCGAGGCCGCGAGCGAGGCGCAGGTGCTCGAGGAGGCGCTGTCCTTGCCGGAGCAGTTCGACACGGTGGTGGGCGAGCGCGGAGTGCAGCTCTCGGGCGGTCAAAAGCAGCGCGTCGCCCTGGCGCGCGCGCTGTCGTGGGGACCGCGCATTCTGGTGCTCGACGATCCGTTGAGCGCCGTCGATGCCAAAACGGAAGCCGCCATTCTGCAGGCCATCGAACGCCAGGCCAAAAAGCGAACCGTCGTGCTCATCACCCACCGCATCGCGGCTGCGTCGCGGTGTGATTCCATCGTGGTCCTGGACCAGGGCCGGGTGGTCGAGCGGGGCACGCACGAACAATTGTTGCGCATGCAAGGGATTTACGCGGCCTTTGCCGAAGAGCAGCGCATGGCGCACGAGCTGGACGAGCTCGATGTCGAGCCTTCCTCGGATGCCGATCGCGTGGAGGTTGCATGA